A window from Raphanus sativus cultivar WK10039 unplaced genomic scaffold, ASM80110v3 Scaffold3352, whole genome shotgun sequence encodes these proteins:
- the LOC108823687 gene encoding protein MIZU-KUSSEI 1: protein MAKPNTHDFASKRHNSFHWTTKVGSDENDDVSSHNPLPDKNTKPSTVITPKRKLQTFAVSRLRSVISSLSRVRPGSNNSGLGSRVVGTLFGSRRGHVHFSVQKDPTSPPAFLIELATPISGLVKEMASGLVRIALECDKAREEAKEENGDRRPRRLVEEPAWRTYCNGKKCGFATRRECGEKEKKVLKALEMVSMGAGVLPETEETSGGGGGEIMYMRAKFERIVGSRDSEAFYMMNPDSNGAPELSIYLLRI from the coding sequence ATGGCGAAACCAAACACACATGACTTTGCCTCCAAGAGACACAACAGTTTCCACTGGACAACAAAAGTCGGATCAGACGAAAACGACGACGTTTCTTCCCATAACCCTCTTCCCGACAAGAACACTAAACCCTCTACTGTAATAACTCCCAAAAGAAAGCTCCAAACGTTCGCCGTCTCTCGCCTCCGTTCAGTCATCTCCTCTCTCAGCAGAGTCCGACCCGGTAGCAACAACTCCGGACTCGGATCCCGGGTCGTGGGCACCCTTTTCGGATCACGCCGCGGGCACGTCCACTTCTCCGTCCAGAAAGACCCGACTTCTCCTCCGGCGTTTCTCATCGAGCTCGCTACTCCGATCAGCGGACTAGTCAAGGAGATGGCTTCGGGGCTCGTGAGGATCGCTCTGGAATGCGACAAGGCCAGAGAGGAAGCTAAAGAAGAAAACGGTGACCGCCGTCCACGGCGGTTGGTGGAGGAGCCGGCGTGGAGGACTTACTGCAACGGCAAGAAGTGTGGTTTCGCCACGAGGAGGGAGTGTGgcgagaaggagaagaaagttCTGAAGGCGCTCGAGATGGTCTCCATGGGAGCCGGAGTTTTACCAGAGACGGAGGAGACATCCGGGGGTGGAGGAGGAGAGATAATGTATATGAGGGCAAAGTTCGAGAGAATTGTGGGGTCGCGTGACTCTGAAGCTTTCTATATGATGAATCCTGATAGCAATGGAGCTCCGGAGCTCAGTATCTATCTACTCAGAATCTGA